One Rosa chinensis cultivar Old Blush chromosome 3, RchiOBHm-V2, whole genome shotgun sequence DNA window includes the following coding sequences:
- the LOC112193500 gene encoding ankyrin repeat-containing protein ITN1: MLNVRLRTAQDAGGERDLEKGLLEPSTPGTRSEPPMSPHTSRLAPFLSNSSKSLLVSNSSKSLLVSNSGKSLMVSNSSKSLVMSNSGQRLDQKKKYVRQVTGRFNDTELHLAAKRGDVAAVKHIIGEIDAQMMGTTSGADFDAEVAEIRSAVVNEVNELGETPLLAAAEKGHLGVVKELLPFTTDEGIYMKNRIGYNPLHIAASQGHHAIIQVLLDHEPGLSKTLGPSNATALVAAATRGHTDVVKELMNHDPSLVEISKSNGKNALHFAARQGHVDIVKALLDKDPQLVRRIDKKGQTALHMAVKGHSCEVVKLLLDADSALVMLPDKFGNLPLHVATRKKRTEIVNELLALRDTNVNALTREQKTPLDIVEALPLSEESTAIKESLTEYGGLRAQDLNRPRDELRNTVSAIKKDVHTQLDQARKTSRSVTGIAKEIRRLQREGVNIATNSVTVVASLIATIAFAAIFTVPGGDLDSGKSVTVSTTSFKMFYFFNAISLFVALAVVVVQITLIRGETKTERRVITVINKAMWLASMTTTVAFISAAYIVVGRHNRWAAIFITVIGGIIISAVLCIMTYFVIKSKKIRRLRKREKLLTRTGSSLHSDSGSEVNRVMAL; encoded by the exons ATGctgaatgtccgtttgagaacGGCACAAGATGCAG GAGGTGAGAGGGACCTGGAGAAGGGGCTGCTGGAGCCCTCAACGCCGGGAACTCGATCGGAGCCGCCGATGTCACCGCACACATCGAGGCTGGCGCCGTTTTTGTCCAATTCCAGCAAGTCTCTGCTGGTTTCGAATTCTAGCAAGTCTCTGCTGGTTTCGAATTCCGGCAAGTCTCTGATGGTTTCTAATTCCAGCAAGTCTCTGGTTATGTCGAATTCCGGCCAGCGCTTGGATCAGAAGAAGAAGTACGTGCGGCAGGTGACCGGCCGCTTCAATGACACGGAGCTCCACCTGGCGGCGAAGCGGGGCGACGTCGCCGCCGTGAAGCATATCATCGGCGAGATTGATGCACAGATGATGGGGACCACGAGTGGGGCTGATTTTGATGCGGAGGTGGCTGAGATTAGGTCTGCGGTTGTGAATGAGGTCAATGAGTTGGGAGAGACGCCGCTTCTCGCCGCCGCCGAGAAGGGGCACCTTGGTGTGGTGAAGGAGCTCTTGCCTTTCACCACCGATGAGGGGATTTACATGAAGAATAGGATCGGCTACAATCCATTGCATATTGCTGCTAGTCAAGGGCACCATG CCATTATCCAGGTCCTGTTAGACCATGAACCAGGACTTAGCAAAACACTTGGCCCGTCAAATGCAACAGCTCTTGTGGCTGCAGCTACGAGAGGGCATACAGATGTGGTTAAGGAGTTAATGAATCATGATCCTAGCTTGGTAGAAATTTCTAAATCCAATGGTAAGAATGCATTGCATTTTGCGGCACGGCAGGGCCATGTAGATATTGTGAAAGCTTTACTTGACAAGGATCCACAACTAGTAAGAAGAATTGACAAGAAAGGACAGACTGCTTTGCATATGGCCGTAAAAGGTCATAGCTGTGAGGTGGTGAAGTTGCTACTTGACGCAGATTCAGCTCTTGTCATGCTCCCAGACAAGTTCGGTAATTTACCATTACATGTGGCCACGAGGAAGAAGAGAACAGAG ATAGTAAATGAGTTGTTAGCCCTTCGTGACACAAATGTGAATGCTTTAACAAGAGAACAGAAAACACCCCTTGATATAGTTGAAGCACTTCCTCTCTCTGAAGAATCCACGGCAATTAAGGAAAGCTTAACTGAGTATGGTGGTCTCCGAGCCCAGGACCTTAACCGGCCAAGAGATGAGCTTAGAAACACAGTGTCAGCTATAAAAAAAGATGTCCACACTCAGCTGGATCAAGCCCGCAAGACCAGTCGGAGTGTTACTGGAATTGCCAAGGAGATCCGTAGGCTACAAAGGGAAGGAGTCAATATTGCAACTAACTCTGTCACAGTGGTTGCATCGCTCATCGCAACAATAGCATTTGCAGCTATATTTACTGTACCTGGTGGTGATTTAGATTCTGGGAAGTCTGTGACGGTTTCAACTACATCGTTCaagatgttttatttttttaatgctATTTCACTCTTCGTAGCATTGGCTGTTGTCGTGGTACAGATCACCCTTATTCGGGGGGAGACGAAGACTGAGAGGAGGGTTATAACAGTGATTAATAAGGCGATGTGGTTGGCCTCTATGACCACTACAGTAGCATTTATTTCTGCAGCATATATAGTGGTTGGTCGACATAATCGGTGGGCCGCAATCTTTATCACAGTTATAGGAGGGATTATAATTTCAGCCGTTCTTTGTATCATGACATATTTTGTGATAAAGTCCAAAAAGATTCGTAgattgagaaagagagagaagcttCTTACAAGGACTGGATCCTCCTTGCACTCAGACTCCGGTTCAGAAGTGAATCGTGTTATGGCCCTTTAA
- the LOC112192612 gene encoding ankyrin repeat-containing protein At5g02620 has protein sequence MTKQLTGKREDAPLHLAARAGNLGLVLEIISNGGDAELNEVLMKQNHSGETALYVAAECGYVDLVKEMIKYCDVGLASIKARNGCDAFHIASKQGHLEVLKVLMKAIPELSMTVDQTNTTALHAAAAQGHIEVVNFLLENGCSLLTIARSNAKTAFHSAARNGHLDVVKALLRKGPEIATRKDKKGQTALHMAVKGQNVELVDELAKADPSMINMMDNKGNTALHIATRKGRAQIVQQLLGYKGIATSTINNSGETVLDTAQKNGQSVIAAILEEKGIQSAKSMKPPTIIANRELKQTVSDIKHEVHDQIKQTRHTRKQVHGMVKRLSKMHSDGLNNAINSTTVVAVLIATVAFAAIFTVPGQYPNDQDNLPPGYSPGEANIAPKAGFIVFFIFDSFALFISLAVVVVQTSIVVIERKQKEKLMTVINKLMWMACVMVSVAFLALSYVIVGEKEKWLAVGVTGIGTVIMGMTLGTMCYWMVVQRIEASKLRSITRRSSMSTRSHSHSGSFSVMSDSELINTEFKKKKVYAI, from the exons ATGACAAAGCAGTTGACAGGGAAGCGCGAAGATGCCCCCTTGCATTTGGCAGCAAGAGCAGGAAATTTGGGATTGGtgttagaaatcatctcaaatGGTGGGGATGCAGAGTTGAATGAAGTGTTGATGAAGCAGAATCACTCGGGTGAAACCGCCTTGTATGTGGCGGCTGAGTGTGGCTATGTTgatttggtgaaggaaatgATCAAGTACTGTGATGTTGGTTTAGCTAGCATCAAAGCTAGAAATGGCTGTGATGCATTTCACATTGCTTCCAAGCAAGGTCACTTGG AGGTATTGAAGGTTCTCATGAAGGCAATACCAGAACTTTCAATGACTGTTGATCAAACAAACACCACAGCGTTGCACGCCGCAGCAGCGCAGGGTCACATTGAAGTAGTAAATTTCCTTTTGGAGAATGGTTGCAGCTTGCTGACCATAGCAAGAAGCAATGCAAAAACCGCCTTTCATTCTGCAGCAAGAAATGGGCATTTAGATGTCGTCAAGGCACTCTTGAGAAAAGGACCTGAAATTGCAACGAGAAAGGATAAGAAGGGGCAGACAGCTCTCCATATGGCAGTTAAGGGACAGAATGTTGAGCTGGTGGATGAGTTAGCAAAAGCGGATCCTTCTATGATAAATATGATGGATAACAAGGGCAACACTGCCTTGCATATAGCAACCCGGAAGGGTCGAGCTCAG ATTGTTCAGCAGCTGTTGGGTTATAAGGGAATTGCCACAAGTACCATTAACAACTCTGGTGAAACTGTTCTTGACACTGCACAGAAAAATGGGCAATCTGTGATTGCTGCCATTCTAGAAGAGAAAGGCATTCAAAGTGCCAAATCCATGAAACCACCAACCATAATCGCAAACCGAGAGCTCAAACAAACTGTCAGTGACATAAAACATGAGGTGCATGACCAGATCAAGCAAACACGACATACACGAAAGCAAGTACATGGAATGGTAAAACGGCTGAGCAAAATGCACTCAGATGGGCTTAACAACGCAATAAACTCCACCACTGTTGTGGCTGTCCTCATTGCCACCGTTGCCTTTGCTGCAATTTTCACTGTCCCAGGCCAATACCCCAATGACCAGGATAATCTTCCACCTGGATACTCTCCTGGAGAAGCAAACATTGCCCCAAAAGCCGGGTTCATAGTCTTCTTCATCTTTGATTCTTTTGCACTCTTCATATCATTGGCTGTAGTGGTGGTTCAGACTTCTATTGTTGTTATAGAGAGGAAGCAAAAAGAGAAACTGATGACAGTTATAAACAAGCTGATGTGGATGGCTTGTGTGATGGTTTCGGTTGCATTTCTTGCACTGTCTTATGTAATCGTCggagagaaagagaaatggTTGGCTGTTGGAGTAACAGGCATAGGTACAGTGATTATGGGAATGACATTGGGAACAATGTGTTATTGGATGGTTGTGCAGAGAATTGAGGCTTCAAAACTTCGTAGCATCACTCGGAGATCATCAATGAGCACTAGGTCACACTCACATTCTGGGTCTTTCTCAGTGATGTCAGACTCTGAGCTTATCAACACTGagttcaagaagaagaaagtgtaTGCAATTTGA
- the LOC112194936 gene encoding probable membrane-associated kinase regulator 4: MRMARNQASSDHQTSDEDYIDMEVSSSSSNFFCYSISSSPPQTREFEFQMSSVPDHDKQSTTSPADELFYKGTLLPLHLPPRLQMVQSILQTSNSTKLDTKTQQAIEQSFNLPFIKSSRTAPNTNTSTPLDRSCNISPSESCRVSSELNPDDYVSEWTEEMSAFIGDDPSKKSNWSKKLKQIKQFILSQKLKASRAYVKSLFSKSTCADHEYSSAKSASNAEPENGSKGNKDSLNKYMKMAKKNPFGKIDNGRYQISSTTLMKSIEKEMAEENANTNHRKSFSGAFQQHSMCSSTTSSVSSSSSSSFSFSSSGFSDSQLLKRSISANSEIESSIEGAIAHCKQSQQIVGVKRQFVGVKRHQDLPNATSKAMRETHMIAL, translated from the coding sequence aTGAGAATGGCCAGAAACCAAGCTTCAAGTGATCATCAAACGTCAGATGAAGACTACATAGACATGGAAGTAAgttcttcttcctcaaactTCTTCTGTTATTCCATTAGCTCTAGTCCACCACAAACCAGAGAGTTTGAGTTCCAAATGTCCTCAGTTCCTGACCATGACAAGCAGTCCACTACTTCTCCAGCTGATGAGCTCTTCTACAAAGGAACACTCCTCCCTCTTCATCTCCCACCTCGCTTGCAAATGGTCCAAAGTATCCTCCAAACCTCAAACAGTACCAAACTTGATACCAAAACCCAACAAGCTATTGAACAAAGCTTCAACCTTCCCTTCATCAAAAGCTCTAGAACTGCTCCCAACACTAACACAAGTACCCCATTGGATAGGTCCTGCAATATCTCACCCTCAGAGTCTTGCAGAGTAAGTAGTGAGCTAAACCCCGATGATTATGTCTCTGAATGGACAGAAGAAATGAGTGCTTTCATTGGTGATGATCCTTCAAAAAAATCTAATTGGTCAAAAAAGCTGAAGCAAATAAAGCAGTTCATTTTGAGTCAAAAGCTCAAGGCTTCAAGGGCATATGTTAAGTCCTTGTTCAGTAAGTCCACTTGTGCAGATCATGAGTACTCCTCAGCCAAGTCAGCAAGCAATGCAGAACCAGAAAATGGCTCAAAAGGTAACAAGGATTCCTTAAACAAGTACATGAAGATGGCAAAGAAGAATCCATTTGGGAAAATTGACAATGGGAGATATCAGATTTCAAGTACTACTCTCATGAAGAGCATTGAGAAAGAAATGGCTGAGGAAAATGCCAACACAAATCACAGAAAGTCATTCTCTGGGGCATTTCAACAACACTCAATGTGTTCCTCAACAACTTcatctgtttcttcttcttcatcttcttccttttcatttAGTTCAAGTGGGTTCTCAGATTCACAGTTGCTCAAGAGGAGTATCAGTGCAAATTCTGAGATTGAGAGCTCCATTGAAGGAGCCATTGCTCACTGTAAACAGTCACAGCAGATTGTGGGTGTGAAGAGACAGTTTGTGGGGGTCAAGAGACACCAGGATTTGCCCAATGCCACATCCAAAGCCATGCGAGAGACACACATGATTGCATTATAG